One part of the Streptomyces ferrugineus genome encodes these proteins:
- a CDS encoding helix-turn-helix transcriptional regulator: protein MDETLGTALHRRRDRLSPADVGLTSRPGRRAVGLRREELAELAGLSVDYVVRLEQGRAKSPSAQVVASLTRALQLQPMERDHAYRLAGLLPPQEGTVSTHVPAGVQRMLARLGEFPAGVFSADWTLLSWTPAWSVLMGDPGARTHAERNLARAVFATGPSRLAAWPVLPDDDALKPALVADLRTALIDYPRDRGLTDLVEELRSTSAQFARLWDEGTVGPHVSARKTVVHPQVGEVRCDCDVLTVPGCDIRLVVYTVAAGSTDAEKLEFLRVTGGTRADNSSPPGPGLFSTP from the coding sequence GTGGACGAGACCCTGGGCACGGCACTGCACCGCCGGCGCGACCGCCTCTCCCCCGCCGACGTCGGACTGACCTCACGGCCCGGACGACGCGCGGTGGGGCTGCGCCGCGAGGAACTGGCCGAACTCGCCGGACTGTCGGTCGACTACGTGGTCCGCCTGGAACAGGGCCGCGCCAAAAGCCCTTCGGCACAGGTCGTCGCGAGCCTGACCAGGGCACTGCAACTGCAGCCCATGGAGCGCGATCACGCCTACCGGCTAGCCGGCCTCCTGCCTCCCCAGGAGGGAACGGTCTCCACCCATGTCCCGGCCGGGGTCCAACGGATGCTGGCCCGCCTCGGGGAGTTCCCCGCGGGCGTGTTCAGCGCCGACTGGACCCTGCTGTCCTGGACCCCCGCATGGTCGGTACTGATGGGCGACCCCGGCGCACGGACACACGCCGAGCGCAACCTGGCACGGGCGGTCTTCGCCACAGGGCCCAGCCGGCTCGCGGCCTGGCCCGTCCTGCCCGACGACGACGCCCTGAAACCCGCCCTCGTCGCCGACCTGCGCACAGCCCTCATCGACTACCCCCGCGACCGCGGCCTGACCGACCTCGTCGAGGAACTGCGCTCCACCAGCGCGCAGTTCGCCCGACTGTGGGACGAGGGCACGGTCGGCCCGCACGTCTCGGCCCGCAAGACCGTCGTACACCCCCAGGTCGGCGAGGTGAGGTGCGACTGCGACGTGCTCACCGTCCCGGGCTGCGACATCCGACTCGTCGTCTACACGGTGGCAGCAGGATCCACCGACGCGGAAAAGCTGGAGTTCCTACGGGTCACGGGCGGCACCCGCGCCGACAACTCCTCACCTCCAGGGCCCGGCCTGTTCTCCACACCGTGA
- a CDS encoding DUF6081 family protein, producing the protein MGRRIVAVPAVRGSRAVAGALSVTGDGLTEEEAVAYDAPRVPGAKGRARPQPRLTADRRRPVFTPEAGRTGFSASIAAEAANTTPYNHRDGFAAFGLCDPVNGWVYDLGTSGESAFAITERLPYPGATAPIRTPGRPDGHGVENRPGPGGEELSARVPPVTRRNSSFSASVDPAATV; encoded by the coding sequence GTGGGTCGGCGCATAGTTGCAGTGCCTGCTGTGCGTGGTTCGCGGGCGGTCGCCGGCGCTCTCAGCGTGACCGGCGACGGCCTGACCGAGGAGGAGGCCGTCGCCTACGACGCGCCCCGCGTCCCGGGCGCGAAGGGGCGGGCTCGGCCTCAGCCTCGGCTGACAGCGGATCGCCGTCGACCGGTGTTCACCCCCGAGGCCGGCAGGACCGGCTTCTCCGCCTCGATCGCAGCCGAAGCGGCCAACACGACGCCGTACAACCACCGCGACGGCTTCGCGGCCTTCGGCCTCTGTGATCCGGTCAACGGCTGGGTCTACGACCTGGGCACGAGCGGCGAGAGCGCGTTCGCAATCACCGAACGCCTGCCGTACCCCGGGGCGACCGCACCCATCCGCACACCCGGCCGTCCCGATGGTCACGGTGTGGAGAACAGGCCGGGCCCTGGAGGTGAGGAGTTGTCGGCGCGGGTGCCGCCCGTGACCCGTAGGAACTCCAGCTTTTCCGCGTCGGTGGATCCTGCTGCCACCGTGTAG
- a CDS encoding nucleotidyl transferase AbiEii/AbiGii toxin family protein, whose translation MTDMPELHTRLLADVISLGSPYPLVLTGGYAVRAHHLVSRPSQDLDVATENPAPMAEIAATLRSGLESRGWQVQALETAPLSARFTVTDPATGQECEVDILKEIFWRPVTQSPYGPVLAEEDVIGTKVRALADRGAPRDLIDVFAASRRWSNAELEEFGRRHARGRFEREDLQANLTGAEWTDDEAFTAYGLDSATITALRSWAVE comes from the coding sequence ATGACGGACATGCCGGAGCTGCACACTCGGCTCCTGGCGGACGTGATCTCGCTGGGTTCTCCGTATCCACTCGTCCTGACCGGCGGATACGCCGTCCGGGCGCACCACCTGGTGAGCCGGCCGAGCCAGGACCTCGATGTCGCCACTGAGAACCCGGCGCCTATGGCCGAGATCGCGGCCACGCTCCGCAGCGGTCTGGAATCCAGGGGCTGGCAGGTACAGGCACTTGAGACTGCCCCACTGTCCGCCCGCTTCACGGTGACCGATCCGGCGACCGGCCAGGAGTGCGAGGTCGACATCCTCAAAGAGATCTTCTGGCGGCCGGTCACCCAGAGCCCCTACGGACCCGTCCTCGCAGAAGAGGATGTGATCGGCACCAAAGTCCGCGCCCTGGCCGACCGCGGAGCGCCCCGCGACCTGATCGACGTGTTCGCGGCCTCCCGTCGATGGAGCAATGCCGAACTCGAGGAGTTCGGTCGCCGTCACGCCCGCGGCCGTTTCGAGCGAGAGGACCTGCAGGCCAACCTCACGGGCGCCGAGTGGACTGACGACGAAGCCTTCACCGCCTACGGGCTCGACTCCGCCACGATCACCGCTCTCCGCTCCTGGGCGGTGGAGTAG
- a CDS encoding tyrosine-type recombinase/integrase: MKTGNWQATVRNRLGDRFSESFPLKTQARAWGLEMETQFARGGLRDPRVGETSFRDWHDRWWNARVVEPHTLQGDASSIKNHVMPYWADWEMRAITRMDVQSWIRSLIEKGVGAAAIKRSYNLTSSIMRAAVDDDVIAVSPCRSIDLPQIAVKPPQWFTLDQAQSILDELPTVWRTMCLLGFYTGLRWGELSGLHRHRIDQRRSRLFVVEVNTKSGIKEYPKSSKSRREVPLPPHVLEAVERHIHRLDRDAVVFTTLTKGRAGRLLNDGNWRRQTWWPTVDSSYYFDDDGEQQLVPHYPPHSMRHTCASWLVQKGVSLYEVQHLLGHESFQTTQRYAHLQPDAHKAVLGAWERMEAPLSIAA, translated from the coding sequence TTGAAGACTGGCAACTGGCAGGCGACGGTTCGCAACCGGCTCGGTGACCGGTTCAGCGAATCGTTTCCCCTCAAGACGCAGGCACGCGCCTGGGGACTCGAGATGGAGACCCAGTTCGCCCGCGGGGGCCTGCGCGACCCGCGGGTCGGCGAAACGTCCTTCCGCGACTGGCACGACCGGTGGTGGAACGCCCGCGTCGTCGAGCCCCACACCCTTCAGGGCGACGCGTCGAGCATCAAGAACCACGTCATGCCCTACTGGGCCGACTGGGAGATGCGGGCCATCACCCGCATGGATGTGCAGAGTTGGATCCGCTCCCTAATCGAGAAGGGGGTGGGGGCCGCGGCCATCAAGCGGTCCTACAACCTGACGTCCTCCATCATGCGCGCGGCCGTCGACGACGACGTGATCGCGGTGAGCCCCTGCCGCAGCATCGACCTGCCCCAGATCGCTGTCAAACCACCGCAGTGGTTCACGCTCGACCAGGCGCAGAGCATCCTGGACGAACTCCCCACCGTGTGGCGGACGATGTGCCTGCTCGGCTTCTACACCGGGCTGCGGTGGGGCGAGCTGTCTGGCCTTCACAGGCATCGCATCGACCAGCGCCGCTCACGTCTGTTCGTCGTGGAGGTCAATACCAAGAGCGGCATCAAGGAGTACCCGAAGAGCTCCAAGAGCCGCCGAGAGGTGCCGCTCCCGCCTCACGTCCTAGAGGCGGTCGAACGCCATATCCACCGGCTCGACCGGGACGCCGTGGTGTTCACCACCCTCACCAAGGGCCGGGCCGGCCGCCTCCTCAACGACGGCAACTGGCGACGGCAGACCTGGTGGCCGACTGTCGACAGCTCCTACTACTTCGACGATGACGGCGAGCAGCAGCTCGTCCCGCACTACCCGCCGCACTCCATGCGCCACACCTGCGCCTCGTGGCTGGTCCAGAAGGGCGTCTCGCTTTACGAGGTCCAGCACCTCCTCGGCCACGAGAGCTTCCAGACCACCCAGCGCTACGCCCACCTTCAGCCCGACGCGCACAAGGCTGTGCTCGGCGCCTGGGAGCGTATGGAGGCTCCGCTCAGCATCGCTGCATAA
- a CDS encoding helix-turn-helix domain-containing protein — translation MPARLLSVPAVAAALDVDRRTVYRFIAAGDLPVVDLRTGTSRSRIRVPAAGLDAFISSRAVAAPRLRR, via the coding sequence TTGCCCGCGCGCCTGTTGTCCGTTCCCGCCGTCGCCGCTGCCCTGGACGTCGACCGCCGCACCGTCTACCGCTTCATCGCCGCAGGCGACCTGCCAGTCGTCGATCTCCGCACCGGCACGAGCCGCTCGCGTATCCGCGTTCCCGCCGCCGGACTCGACGCCTTCATCTCCAGCCGCGCTGTCGCCGCACCGAGACTGCGCCGCTGA
- a CDS encoding tyrosine-type recombinase/integrase — MDHCPCQAVLVRRIPYFPEEFTTVLIDALDEEWILSERQVLSLLDWIRQQTGGSRSVHPFLAAVAEGALRPSEARALRVRDVVLRSGGSGELTVRHRGRARVVPLRPQFAAFLREWIDVAGLQKGDLLFPGTRGARLSIAAYERLWEQAQEAVLPHDELLSWRLGEPVDILRDSTLVRWLRLGLDVATVAELAGVDPAWLVLRYPYCFRLEADETDTRRPSQVTLLPEPTTR, encoded by the coding sequence GTGGACCATTGTCCTTGTCAAGCGGTCCTCGTGCGACGAATCCCCTATTTTCCTGAGGAGTTCACTACTGTGCTGATCGATGCATTGGACGAGGAATGGATACTTTCCGAGAGGCAAGTCCTCTCGCTGCTGGATTGGATACGTCAGCAGACGGGCGGAAGTCGCTCGGTGCACCCCTTCCTCGCCGCCGTGGCCGAGGGGGCACTTCGTCCGAGTGAAGCCCGGGCTCTGCGTGTTCGCGATGTTGTCCTTCGTTCAGGTGGTTCTGGTGAGCTGACAGTTCGCCATCGAGGACGGGCTCGAGTGGTGCCGCTGCGACCGCAGTTCGCCGCTTTCCTGCGCGAGTGGATCGACGTGGCCGGTCTCCAGAAGGGCGATCTGCTGTTCCCCGGCACGCGCGGTGCGCGACTCTCGATAGCCGCGTACGAGCGGCTGTGGGAACAGGCGCAGGAGGCCGTACTGCCGCACGACGAGCTGCTGAGCTGGCGGTTGGGGGAGCCCGTCGACATCCTCCGGGACTCCACTCTGGTGCGCTGGCTGCGGCTGGGCCTCGACGTCGCCACCGTGGCCGAGCTCGCCGGCGTGGACCCCGCCTGGTTGGTGCTCCGCTACCCGTACTGCTTCCGCCTCGAAGCAGACGAGACCGACACGCGGCGCCCCTCCCAGGTAACTCTCCTTCCGGAGCCGACTACGCGGTGA